AACGCCTTATCTACGCGATGCACTATCCGTTGCTTGGTGCGACCATGTGCGCGCTGATAATTACGCTTTCCCCGTTAGGGGTAAAGGTAAACGGTGCAAGCCGTTGGATAAGTATAGGACCTTTTTCGGTTCAACCAATGGAATTTGCGAAGATTTCTCTGGTGCTTTACTTGTCGTATTTTTTCAGCACAAAGCAGGAACTTGTTAAAACGTTTTCCAGAGGTGTTCTTCCACCTTTCCTTATAACTGCTGTTTTATGCGGATTACTGTTGCTCCAGCCTGATTTTGGCGGCGCGGCAGTATTGGCAGCATTACTTTTCTTTATGTGCTGGTACGGGGGGACACGTCCTCTGTATCTAGGCGGTTCTGGTTTGCTCGCACTCGGTGCAGGGTATCTGCTTATTGTGCAGTCACCATACCGATTCAGACGTTTGCTGGCTTTTCTTGATCCTTTTAAGGACGCAGATAGCATCAGTTATCAGCTTGTACAGTCTCTGTATGCCTTCGGTTCTGGCGGATTCAGCGGACAGGGACTTGGTGCAGGTAAACAAAAACTGTTTTATCTGCCGGAAGCACATAACGATTTTATTATGGCTGTTGTCGGCGAAGAACTCGGTTTTCTAGGAATGTCCCTCTTTTTTCTGTTAATGGGAACAGTGCTGTTTAGAGCATTTGTTATTTCCTATAAGCAGACAGAACTTCGGGATAAATTTATCACCTTTGGACTGACTCTTATTATCTCTCTTGGCGCTGTGTTGAACCTAGCTGTAGTAATGGGTGCTGCTCCTCCAAAAGGAATTGCCATGCCGTTTATGAGTTATGGTGGTAGTAACCTTATTGCTATGCTGCTTTGCACTGGTCTCTTATTGAATTTTTCCCGTTCGCAAGTTGAGCGCGAAGAGTGGGGTAGAAAATGAAACGAGTAGTATTAACCACTGGCGGTACTGGCGGGCATGTTTTTCCTGCTTTGGCTGTTGCCGAAGAAATTCGTAGACGTTTTCCGAATGTTGAGTTTCTTTTTATTGGCGGAAAATACGGTCCAGAACGGCAGATGGTAGAAAAAGCAGGTATCCGGTTTGTAGGATTACCTGTACGCGGCGTACTTGGTCGCGGCATAAAAGCAATCGGCGCAGTGGTTGGGCTTGGTTTATCCACACTCAAATCTATGCGCATTATTCGTAGTTTTGCACCGGACGTTGTTATCGGCTTTGGCGGGTATGCTGCTGTTGCCGGATGTCTGGGTGGGAAAGCATGCGGTATCCCCGTAGCAATTCACGAGCAGAACTCTGTTCCCGGACTAACAAACAGATTGTTGAGCAAAATTGCACAGCGAATTTTTATCTCATTACCGGATGAACATGAATATTTTGAACCAGATTACACCGTCCTGACTGGTAACCCTGTACGTGCAGCCATTGCGGATATTCGCAGTGCATCAAAAAAGTATGACGCTGCTGCACCGTCTGTTTTGATTTGTGGCGGAAGTCTTGGCGCAAAAGCTGTGAACAGTGCAGTGGTGGATATGCTGCCTACTCTTAAAGAGCTTGGCTGTTCTGTCCATCATCAGACTGGCAAGGCGGATTATGAGCGTATTAAGTCCGCCTATGTTGCAGCGCAAATGCAGAACTGCATCGTTGAACCTTTTGTAGACGATATGGCAGCGGCGTACGCTTCTGCTGATCTGGTCATCTGTCGAGCTGGGGCAACAACCATTGCCGAGCTGACAGTTGCTGGAAAACCTGCACTGTTTATTCCTTTCCCTCATGCAACGCATAATCACCAAGTGCATAATGCCCGTTATCTGGAAACAAAGGGCGCTGCTGTTGTGGTGGAAGAACATGAGCTTGTTCAAAAAGATATGAACGCACTTGTGACTGAGTTATTGCAAAGTAACGAAACGCTCCAGTCTATGAGTGATGCAGCGAAAAAACTTGGTAGACCAGAAGCCGCAGCAAATGTTGTGAGCTGTATTCTTGATTTGCTGCCCAAAGCTCCCCTTGAATCTCTGGTGCATCCTTACAAGGATGAGCCGGAAACTAATGAATCAACGGATTAGAATATGATTTCTAAAATTAAAAATATTCACATGGTCGGCATTGGCGGTTCTGGTATGAGCGGCATTGCTGAAGTGTTACTTAATCTTGATTTCACCGTGTCCGGTTCAGACCTGTCTGACGGTGCACCTGTGCAGCGCCTTCGTGCTCTTGGGGCAACTGTTAATATTGGACACGCGGAAGAGAATATTACGGATGCACAGGTTGTTGTGCGATCTACAGCTATTTCTGAAGAGAACCCAGAAATCAAAGCAGCTGCAAAGCTGGGGATTCCTATTATTCCTCGTGCCGAGATGCTTGCAGAGCTTATGCGCTTGCGCCTTGGTATCGCCATCGCCGGAACTCATGGCAAAACGACAACCACCTCATTAACCGCAGCTATTTTTGACGAAGCTAATACAGACCCTACCGTTATCATCGGTGGTCGTTTGAATGCTTACGGTGCTAACGCTCGTTTGGGTGCAGGTGAGTTTTTGATTGCGGAAGCCGATGAGTCTGACGGCTCGTTCTTGTGTTTATTCCCGATTATCACTGTTGTTACCAATGTAGATTGCGATCACCTCGATTTTTACTCCGGTCAGGAAGAAATCGATGCTGCATTCATCCAATTTATGAACAGCGTTCCTTTCTATGGAGCTAACGTAGTTTGTGGTGATGATAAAGGGGTTCAGCGTCTAATCCCGCAAGTAAAACGGCGGGTTATTACCTACGGTTTCGATGAAGAAAACGATATCCGTGCTGTTGAAAAGTCCTGTAGGGAAAAATCAGAATTTACTGTTTTTGTGGATGGAAAAGAAGTTGGCGATGTGCTGCTTTCTCAACCGGGACGTCACAATATTTTAAATGCACTGGGCGCAATAGGTGTCGCAATTGAGTCCGGCATTGCCCCTGAAAAATGTATTTCCGGTTTGACGGGTTTTAATGGCGTTGGACGTCGCTTTGAGCGTAAAGGTGAACGTAACGGTATACTCGTTATTGATGATTACGGTCATCATCCTGTAGAGGTTGCAGCCACTATCCATACCGCTCGTCAGTGTTTTCCTGACCGCAGGCTGGTTGTGGCGTTTCAGCCGCACCGTTTCAGCCGCACGCAGGCGTTGTTCGGTCAGTTCTGCACTGCATTTGAAGGTGTAGATAAATTATTGCTGACTGAGATTTATCCAGCATCAGAATCTCCGATTCCGGGCATTAATGGCGAATCATTAGCGCACGGCATTCGACAGGCGTCTTCCACTAAGGTTGAATATTGTGAAGATTTCGCGGCTGTATCTGCAAAGCTACCGGATGAACTGAAAGAAGGTGACGTGTTTATTACCCTAGGCGCGGGCAACATTTGGACTGTCGGTCAAGGGTATTTGGACGGAGCTAACTAATGGCAATTACTGTTCACCAATCATTTTCATTCAGCAAACGTACGACGCTTCGCATGGGCGGCAACGCTCTTGCAGAGGTTGTGTTGACACATGCTGATGATTTTGAGCAGTTACCGGAAATTCTGCAATCGCTGGGTGGTGAGCCGCTTGTTATCGGGCGGGGTAGTAACTTGCTTGCCAAAGATGGTGACCTGCCCGTTGTAATAGTTAATCCGGCGATCACTAGTGAGCCTGCGTGTATTGAGGATTTAGGCGAAAGCGTTTTAGTATCTGTCGGGGCGGGCTACCGCCTGCCTCGTTTTTTACATTGGTGTGCTGCGAACGGGTACGCTGGGCTGGAAGGATTAGCTGGAGTGCCGGGAACTGTCGGTGGAGCTGTAGCTATGAACGCCGGATCGTACGGCTGTGAAGTTGCCGACTGTTTAGTCTCTGTAGAAGTTTTTACAAAAAAAACTGGCAATGCAGTGTTCAAAA
The nucleotide sequence above comes from Halodesulfovibrio sp.. Encoded proteins:
- the ftsW gene encoding putative lipid II flippase FtsW, whose protein sequence is MADKRQDTTISLDWILLIAVLCVLAFGLIMVLSSSGIMAERNFGSKYHFFQRQLMFAGIGLIVMGFCSMLPKRLIYAMHYPLLGATMCALIITLSPLGVKVNGASRWISIGPFSVQPMEFAKISLVLYLSYFFSTKQELVKTFSRGVLPPFLITAVLCGLLLLQPDFGGAAVLAALLFFMCWYGGTRPLYLGGSGLLALGAGYLLIVQSPYRFRRLLAFLDPFKDADSISYQLVQSLYAFGSGGFSGQGLGAGKQKLFYLPEAHNDFIMAVVGEELGFLGMSLFFLLMGTVLFRAFVISYKQTELRDKFITFGLTLIISLGAVLNLAVVMGAAPPKGIAMPFMSYGGSNLIAMLLCTGLLLNFSRSQVEREEWGRK
- the murG gene encoding undecaprenyldiphospho-muramoylpentapeptide beta-N-acetylglucosaminyltransferase, encoding MKRVVLTTGGTGGHVFPALAVAEEIRRRFPNVEFLFIGGKYGPERQMVEKAGIRFVGLPVRGVLGRGIKAIGAVVGLGLSTLKSMRIIRSFAPDVVIGFGGYAAVAGCLGGKACGIPVAIHEQNSVPGLTNRLLSKIAQRIFISLPDEHEYFEPDYTVLTGNPVRAAIADIRSASKKYDAAAPSVLICGGSLGAKAVNSAVVDMLPTLKELGCSVHHQTGKADYERIKSAYVAAQMQNCIVEPFVDDMAAAYASADLVICRAGATTIAELTVAGKPALFIPFPHATHNHQVHNARYLETKGAAVVVEEHELVQKDMNALVTELLQSNETLQSMSDAAKKLGRPEAAANVVSCILDLLPKAPLESLVHPYKDEPETNESTD
- the murC gene encoding UDP-N-acetylmuramate--L-alanine ligase; amino-acid sequence: MISKIKNIHMVGIGGSGMSGIAEVLLNLDFTVSGSDLSDGAPVQRLRALGATVNIGHAEENITDAQVVVRSTAISEENPEIKAAAKLGIPIIPRAEMLAELMRLRLGIAIAGTHGKTTTTSLTAAIFDEANTDPTVIIGGRLNAYGANARLGAGEFLIAEADESDGSFLCLFPIITVVTNVDCDHLDFYSGQEEIDAAFIQFMNSVPFYGANVVCGDDKGVQRLIPQVKRRVITYGFDEENDIRAVEKSCREKSEFTVFVDGKEVGDVLLSQPGRHNILNALGAIGVAIESGIAPEKCISGLTGFNGVGRRFERKGERNGILVIDDYGHHPVEVAATIHTARQCFPDRRLVVAFQPHRFSRTQALFGQFCTAFEGVDKLLLTEIYPASESPIPGINGESLAHGIRQASSTKVEYCEDFAAVSAKLPDELKEGDVFITLGAGNIWTVGQGYLDGAN
- the murB gene encoding UDP-N-acetylmuramate dehydrogenase, whose amino-acid sequence is MAITVHQSFSFSKRTTLRMGGNALAEVVLTHADDFEQLPEILQSLGGEPLVIGRGSNLLAKDGDLPVVIVNPAITSEPACIEDLGESVLVSVGAGYRLPRFLHWCAANGYAGLEGLAGVPGTVGGAVAMNAGSYGCEVADCLVSVEVFTKKTGNAVFKKTDVVLQYRHFSIPAVNDQPVILNSTFKLRKSDPQKIKNVIDDNLKKKKATQPVSAHSAGCVFKNPEQGVSAGRLLDDAGFKGKNFGGVAFSPMHANFLININNGTSEQAFELLHTAQQTVLNQFGYSLQLEVKVIG